The window CCGCCCCCCGCATTTTGCAACAATACCTCCTCGGACTTGGTGTTGCCGAGTGTAACCGTGCCAAACTCCACCTCGCGGACCGCGCTGAAAGCGGGAGGCTCCTCGGAGATGGTGAGCGAGACTACTCCCGGGGCAGAAACCGGACTATCCGGTCCCTGCACGGCAAAGGTGAAGGAATCGCTGGTCGCTGAGGATTTTTCGTCGTGGATATAGGTGATCACCGCATTTTTTCGGTCGATGATCTGAACGGCGCCGAGCTTCCCGAATTTTGGTTGCGTCCGAATGAGAAAGCGGAGCTGGCCCGGGCTGCGACCGATCGCTCTCAGAGGAATCTCAATGCTGCGACCACGATACATCGTGATTGTTTGGGCCTGCGGCATGGGAGGGGGCGGCGGCAGGTTTTCCTTGTCCTTCTTAGCTGCGAAACACAGCGTCGCGGTGAGAAACAAAATCGCCACTGAGGGCAGCCAAGACCGGAACATCATTGGAATGTCGTTGCGAAAAATCCTTCCAGAGTTTAAGCGGATGTCACTTGGAAAAGCGAATGACCGTAGCCTTGCCTCACATCCGCGTAAAGGAAACTGCTGCAATACTCATCGCAGCAGCGGTTCTCGTGGTATCTCAGGCCGCTGCTCAGCAGGGAGGCGCGGCTGCTCCGACTCCTCGTCCGAAACAAAAGAAGGCTTCGGAACTCATTTATAAACAGGAGCCTCCGCGGATTTTTGAGCGGGTGCTGGAAAAATCCACTCCGGCCAATTCGACCATCGTCATTTCTCTCGGAAAGCAGCGAGCCTACTTCCTGGTCGATGGTGAGACGGCGATTGATTCTCCGATTTCTTCGGGCAAACGGGCCGGCATGACTCCGAAAGGTACGTACAAGATTTCGGAAAAGGATGCGGATCATCGGTCGAGCGTTTATGGGGATTTTGTCAGCCAGCGAACGGGCAAAACGGTTCGGGCAGGGGTAAGCACGAA of the Terrimicrobium sacchariphilum genome contains:
- a CDS encoding L,D-transpeptidase family protein — encoded protein: MTVALPHIRVKETAAILIAAAVLVVSQAAAQQGGAAAPTPRPKQKKASELIYKQEPPRIFERVLEKSTPANSTIVISLGKQRAYFLVDGETAIDSPISSGKRAGMTPKGTYKISEKDADHRSSVYGDFVSQRTGKTVRAGVSTKIDSAPSGTVYRGAPMRWFMRLTNDGVGMHTGILPGYPASHGCIRLPEEIAKLFYSKVVLGTQVTVTD